The Stenotrophomonas rhizophila genome has a window encoding:
- a CDS encoding UdgX family uracil-DNA binding protein (This protein belongs to the uracil DNA glycosylase superfamily, members of which act in excision repair of DNA. However, it belongs more specifically to UdgX branch, whose founding member was found to bind uracil in DNA (where it does not belong), without cleaving it, appears to promote DNA repair by a pathway involving RecA, rather than base excision.): protein MNRWSVRVDPSWSVQSWREAARRALQHRVAPEQLDWLQEGEGSLLDAPALATLSVPDAEATAIAVPKAFLELAASCLCHRDPQRHSLLYRMLWRITHGERGLLTNPADPDVLRAMALAQAVRRDSHKMKAFVRFREVPGEEDAFIAWFEPDHFIVDRVAPFFARRFAGMRWAILTPYRSARWDGQVLAFGPGSKQADAPVEDAREELWRTYYANIFNPARLNTRMMQQEMPARYWKHLPEASLLPTLVRDAGDRVQEMHDREAQAPQRRIPEQHIPVRGPATANGDSLDELRTAAAACRRCPLWEPATQTVFGEGPRDAQVMLVGEQPGDSEDLSGHPFVGPAGQLLNRALQELGIDRNTLYLTNAVKHFRYERRGKKRIHSKPQVTHINACRPWLLAEIEQVNPKVIVCLGASAARAVFGPGFLLGRDRGQWHTLEDGTRGFATVHPSWVLRQSAGPAQADAYRLMLDDLAKLADHIPTHHPSGKQG from the coding sequence CAGCTGGACTGGCTGCAGGAGGGTGAAGGTTCGCTGCTGGACGCGCCGGCGCTGGCCACCCTCTCAGTGCCTGACGCTGAAGCCACCGCCATTGCGGTGCCGAAGGCGTTCCTCGAACTGGCCGCCAGCTGCCTGTGCCACCGCGATCCGCAGCGCCACTCGCTGCTGTACCGCATGCTGTGGCGGATCACCCACGGCGAGCGTGGCCTGCTCACCAACCCGGCCGATCCGGACGTGCTGCGTGCGATGGCCCTCGCCCAGGCGGTGCGCCGCGACAGCCACAAGATGAAAGCCTTCGTGCGTTTCCGCGAAGTACCGGGCGAAGAGGATGCCTTCATCGCCTGGTTCGAGCCCGATCACTTCATCGTGGATCGGGTCGCGCCGTTCTTCGCGCGCCGCTTTGCGGGCATGCGCTGGGCCATCCTCACGCCGTATCGCAGTGCCCGCTGGGACGGCCAGGTGCTGGCATTCGGCCCCGGCAGCAAGCAGGCGGATGCGCCGGTGGAGGATGCGCGCGAAGAGCTGTGGCGCACCTACTACGCCAACATCTTCAACCCTGCCCGGCTCAACACGCGGATGATGCAGCAGGAAATGCCGGCCAGGTACTGGAAGCACCTGCCGGAGGCGAGCCTGCTGCCCACGCTTGTACGCGATGCCGGTGACCGCGTGCAGGAAATGCATGACCGTGAAGCGCAGGCGCCACAGCGGCGGATTCCCGAGCAGCACATTCCCGTGCGCGGCCCGGCAACCGCGAACGGCGATTCCCTCGACGAGCTGCGCACCGCGGCCGCCGCTTGCCGCCGTTGCCCGCTCTGGGAGCCGGCCACCCAGACCGTGTTCGGCGAAGGCCCGCGCGATGCGCAGGTGATGCTGGTCGGCGAGCAACCCGGGGACTCCGAGGACCTGAGCGGCCACCCCTTCGTCGGGCCGGCGGGGCAGCTGTTGAATCGTGCGCTGCAGGAACTGGGCATCGATCGCAACACGCTGTACCTGACCAACGCGGTGAAGCACTTCCGCTACGAGCGGCGCGGAAAGAAGCGCATCCATTCCAAACCTCAGGTCACCCATATCAACGCGTGCCGGCCATGGTTGCTGGCGGAGATTGAACAGGTAAACCCGAAAGTAATTGTCTGTCTGGGCGCCAGTGCAGCGCGTGCCGTGTTTGGTCCCGGCTTCCTACTAGGCCGCGACCGTGGCCAATGGCATACCCTGGAAGACGGCACGCGCGGGTTCGCCACGGTCCACCCGTCGTGGGTACTGCGGCAAAGCGCGGGCCCGGCGCAGGCGGATGCGTATCGACTGATGCTGGACGACTTGGCGAAGCTTGCGGATCACATTCCCACCCACCATCCTTCCGGCAAACAGGGGTAG
- a CDS encoding CBS domain-containing protein has translation MNVRELLQSKKDSVVTIDVEDTIGAAAHKMSAHKIAALVVMKDDVPVRIISEKDIVRSLADDGPQAGRRVISTLPSAGLEGIAPEATLKQAMALMTYSRHRHLMVTEGSKLVGILSLGDIVKNLLSELELEKAVLQDIYMAAH, from the coding sequence ATGAACGTTCGCGAACTTCTGCAATCCAAGAAAGACTCCGTTGTCACCATCGACGTCGAAGACACGATCGGCGCCGCTGCCCACAAGATGAGCGCGCACAAGATCGCCGCGCTGGTGGTGATGAAGGATGATGTGCCGGTCCGGATCATCTCCGAGAAAGACATCGTGCGCAGTCTGGCCGACGACGGCCCGCAGGCGGGTCGCCGGGTCATCTCCACGCTTCCTTCGGCCGGCCTGGAAGGCATCGCCCCCGAGGCGACCCTGAAGCAGGCCATGGCGCTGATGACCTACTCGCGCCACCGCCACCTGATGGTGACCGAAGGCAGCAAGCTGGTGGGCATCCTCAGCCTGGGTGACATCGTCAAGAACCTGCTCAGCGAGCTGGAGCTGGAGAAGGCGGTGCTTCAGGACATCTACATGGCCGCGCATTAA